From Micromonospora sp. NBC_01699, a single genomic window includes:
- a CDS encoding FUSC family protein has translation MISVRIGSTRQRLPALPADSITKRVDAILSGWAAASRVKVRDRFRQIEINIMVAVQAGVAAALSWGIAHEILNTPQPVFAPAAAVGTIASSVGQRLHRTIALILGVAVGIGIGDVLMLFAGNGPWQLGLIVGLAVIGAILLSGRGVLVAQAGGTAVLIAALSPEVGELEYPRFVDALIGGGVGLVVVLLLLPLNPRRVVQRAASYPIEELARQLKATGQAMAARDSARLSRAVEGLIAIESDLENLKTAVEGAKEVVQLSPARWHRRQTLALFAQGAEHMDHAVWSSRGLARRAVGLVEDDEPLPAGLPIAVDRLSEAVLMLHDEFRHGRVPEEARRRVLRAVHEATLGYEEGVGLSGAAVVAQIRSAAIDLLRATGIERDDANRLTHEAAEAATER, from the coding sequence GTGATCTCGGTCCGGATCGGCTCCACCCGGCAGCGCCTCCCCGCGCTGCCGGCCGACTCGATCACGAAACGCGTCGACGCGATCCTCAGCGGATGGGCCGCGGCCAGCCGGGTGAAGGTCCGTGACCGGTTCCGCCAGATCGAGATCAACATCATGGTCGCGGTCCAGGCCGGAGTCGCGGCGGCGCTCTCCTGGGGGATCGCGCACGAGATCCTGAACACCCCGCAACCGGTGTTCGCGCCGGCCGCGGCGGTGGGCACGATCGCCTCGTCGGTCGGGCAGCGACTGCACCGCACCATCGCGCTGATCCTCGGGGTCGCCGTGGGCATCGGGATCGGTGACGTGCTGATGCTGTTCGCCGGTAACGGCCCGTGGCAGTTGGGGCTGATCGTCGGGCTCGCCGTGATCGGGGCGATCCTGCTCAGCGGCCGGGGCGTGCTGGTCGCCCAGGCGGGCGGTACGGCGGTGCTGATCGCCGCCCTGTCTCCGGAGGTGGGCGAACTTGAGTATCCGCGGTTCGTGGACGCGCTCATCGGCGGTGGGGTGGGGTTGGTGGTGGTACTGCTGCTCCTGCCGCTGAATCCGCGTCGGGTGGTGCAGCGGGCGGCCAGTTATCCGATTGAGGAACTGGCCCGGCAGTTGAAGGCGACCGGGCAGGCCATGGCCGCCCGGGACAGCGCCCGGCTGAGTCGCGCCGTGGAGGGTCTGATAGCGATCGAATCCGACCTGGAGAACCTCAAGACGGCGGTGGAGGGCGCGAAGGAGGTCGTACAGCTGTCTCCCGCCCGCTGGCATCGACGGCAGACCCTGGCGCTGTTCGCCCAGGGTGCCGAGCACATGGACCACGCGGTCTGGAGCAGCCGGGGGCTGGCCCGGCGCGCCGTCGGCCTGGTCGAGGACGACGAGCCGCTGCCCGCGGGTCTGCCGATCGCGGTCGACCGGCTGTCCGAGGCGGTGCTGATGCTGCACGACGAGTTCCGCCACGGTCGGGTCCCGGAGGAGGCGCGCAGGCGGGTGCTCCGCGCGGTGCACGAGGCGACGCTGGGCTACGAGGAGGGGGTCGGCCTGTCGGGCGCGGCGGTCGTGGCGCAGATCAGATCTGCGGCGATCGACCTGCTGAGGGCCACCGGGATCGAACGGGACGATGCCAACCGGCTGACCCACGAGGCCGCCGAGGCCGCCACCGAGCGGTGA
- a CDS encoding Uma2 family endonuclease, with the protein MTAVPEWMRPPRPEGWYADDLDKLAEAPRHTELIDGALVFMMSPQRVWHARVVTALVNSITDQAPPGVEVDREITIRLDRWNRPEPDLLAAAASYDPSRTFYTPEETLLVVEVVSPESAHRDRTVKLRKYAEAGIANYWRIEEEDGSPVVHAYELDVPTRSYVPTAIHRSELRTTTPFTITLDLNGLAPGRKG; encoded by the coding sequence ATGACTGCGGTGCCCGAGTGGATGCGGCCGCCTCGCCCCGAGGGGTGGTACGCCGACGATCTTGACAAACTCGCCGAAGCACCCCGTCATACCGAACTGATCGATGGAGCCCTCGTCTTCATGATGTCTCCCCAGCGGGTCTGGCACGCACGGGTGGTGACCGCGCTGGTGAACAGCATCACTGACCAGGCACCGCCAGGCGTCGAGGTCGACCGGGAGATCACGATCCGACTCGACAGATGGAATCGTCCCGAGCCCGACCTCTTGGCCGCAGCAGCATCCTACGATCCGTCCCGAACGTTCTACACGCCTGAGGAGACTCTTCTGGTCGTGGAGGTGGTCTCCCCCGAGTCAGCCCACCGCGATCGTACGGTCAAGCTGCGCAAATACGCGGAAGCCGGCATCGCCAACTACTGGCGCATCGAGGAGGAGGATGGATCACCTGTGGTCCACGCCTATGAACTCGACGTGCCCACCCGGTCGTATGTGCCGACCGCAATTCATCGAAGCGAGCTGCGCACCACGACACCGTTCACGATCACCCTCGATCTGAATGGGCTGGCGCCCGGACGCAAGGGCTGA
- a CDS encoding class I SAM-dependent methyltransferase: MPVGWEWDESLFRGSAPYYEAGRLPYAPGFVDALTDALALDGTGRLLDVGCGPGTATLPLAGSFEQAVGIDPDTDMLTEARRRAERDGIGNVSWVRARAEDLPAGLGTFRLALFAQSFHWMERDRVAATIRGMLQPGGAFVQMSDAKEPVPTSDLPFPVPPYAAIAELVSDYLGPVRRAGKGVLRHGTPGDEADVLSRAGFAAPQRLRVPAGAVLERTVDDVVATVYSLSFSAPHLFGERRGRFEDDLRGLLHRSADHGIFAERVPDTELFLWRG, translated from the coding sequence ATGCCCGTTGGCTGGGAGTGGGACGAGTCCCTGTTCCGGGGCAGCGCGCCCTACTACGAGGCGGGCCGGCTGCCGTACGCTCCCGGGTTTGTCGATGCGCTGACCGATGCGCTGGCGCTCGACGGCACCGGTCGCCTGCTAGATGTCGGCTGCGGGCCCGGCACCGCCACCCTGCCGCTGGCCGGCTCGTTCGAGCAGGCCGTGGGAATCGACCCGGACACCGACATGCTCACCGAGGCCCGGCGGCGTGCCGAGCGCGACGGCATCGGCAACGTCAGCTGGGTACGCGCCCGCGCCGAGGACCTGCCCGCCGGACTCGGCACCTTCCGGCTGGCGTTGTTCGCGCAGTCCTTCCACTGGATGGAGCGCGACCGGGTGGCCGCGACGATCCGCGGCATGCTGCAACCGGGTGGCGCCTTCGTCCAGATGAGCGACGCCAAGGAGCCGGTGCCGACCAGCGACCTTCCGTTCCCGGTGCCGCCGTACGCCGCCATCGCGGAACTGGTCAGCGACTACCTGGGGCCGGTACGCCGAGCCGGTAAGGGTGTGCTGCGGCATGGGACACCGGGCGACGAGGCGGACGTGCTGAGCCGAGCGGGCTTTGCCGCCCCGCAGCGGTTGCGGGTGCCGGCCGGAGCCGTCCTGGAGCGTACGGTCGACGACGTGGTGGCCACGGTCTACTCACTGTCGTTCTCGGCGCCGCACCTGTTCGGTGAGCGCCGGGGTCGGTTCGAGGACGATCTGCGCGGCCTGCTGCACCGGTCGGCCGACCACGGAATCTTCGCCGAGCGGGTGCCCGACACCGAGCTGTTCCTCTGGCGCGGCTGA
- the ychF gene encoding redox-regulated ATPase YchF: MAISLGIVGLPNVGKSTLFNALTKNDVLAANYPFATIEPNTGVVGLPDERLDKLAEIHGSQKILPAPVTFVDIAGLVRGASKGQGRGNAFLANIREAAAICQVVRAFSDPNVVHVDGKVSPADDIETINTELILADLQTLEKALPRLEKEARMRKDRAAAVEAAKKASELLNTGVTLYSGAARAGIEVEHLRELHLLTAKPFLYVFNVDEAELGNADFLDELRLLVAPAEAVFMDAKVESELIDLPAEEARELLESIGQPEPGLDQLIRVGFRTLGLQTYLTAGPKEARAWTIPVGATAPEAAGVIHTDFQRGFIKAEIVSYEDLVTAGSMAAAKAAGRVRLEGKDYVMQDGDVVEFRFNV, encoded by the coding sequence GTGGCTATCTCGCTAGGTATCGTCGGCCTGCCCAACGTCGGCAAGAGCACGCTCTTCAACGCCCTGACCAAGAACGACGTGCTGGCCGCGAACTACCCGTTCGCGACGATCGAGCCCAACACGGGCGTGGTCGGGCTGCCGGACGAGCGGTTGGACAAGCTCGCCGAGATCCACGGCTCGCAGAAGATCCTTCCCGCGCCGGTGACCTTCGTCGACATCGCCGGCCTGGTCCGGGGCGCCTCCAAGGGGCAGGGCCGGGGCAACGCGTTCCTCGCCAACATCCGCGAGGCGGCGGCGATCTGCCAGGTGGTCCGGGCCTTCTCCGACCCGAACGTGGTGCACGTCGACGGCAAGGTCTCACCGGCCGACGACATCGAGACGATCAACACCGAGCTGATTCTCGCCGATTTGCAGACGCTGGAGAAGGCGCTGCCCCGGCTGGAGAAGGAAGCCCGGATGCGCAAGGACCGGGCGGCGGCGGTCGAGGCGGCCAAGAAGGCGTCCGAGCTGCTCAACACCGGCGTGACCCTCTACTCCGGTGCGGCCCGCGCCGGCATCGAGGTGGAGCACCTGCGCGAGCTGCACCTGCTGACAGCCAAGCCCTTCCTGTACGTCTTCAACGTCGACGAGGCCGAACTCGGCAACGCCGATTTTCTCGACGAGTTGCGCCTGCTGGTCGCGCCGGCCGAGGCGGTGTTCATGGACGCCAAGGTCGAGTCGGAGCTGATCGACCTGCCGGCGGAGGAGGCCCGCGAGCTGCTGGAGTCGATCGGGCAGCCGGAGCCGGGGCTGGACCAGCTCATCCGGGTCGGCTTCCGTACGCTCGGGCTCCAGACGTACCTGACCGCCGGGCCGAAGGAGGCGCGTGCCTGGACCATCCCGGTCGGGGCGACCGCACCCGAGGCAGCCGGGGTGATCCACACCGACTTCCAGCGCGGCTTCATCAAGGCCGAGATCGTCTCGTACGAGGATCTGGTCACCGCCGGCTCGATGGCGGCGGCGAAGGCGGCCGGCCGGGTCCGGCTGGAGGGCAAGGACTACGTCATGCAGGACGGCGACGTGGTCGAGTTCCGGTTCAACGTGTAG
- a CDS encoding helix-turn-helix domain-containing protein translates to METFGQAVRRLRGELALREVARLAHLDPGHLSRVERGKRPPNADLARALDQALGTGGELAQIVAEAQSRRWDLDQSRPWQTVELLQRMRAGAVTPGTAESIQAAAFELCCEYPVREAATLRRKAHGWLGEVTRLLHQPVGLATHKELLTAAGWLTLLTACLEYDMGMRVGAEATRLGALELGREGGNPEIVGWAYEMAAWFALTQSRYRDVLDAAETGQAAAPNGSAAVQLAGQKAKAYARLRDTGAVRDILEWGRERLADMPYPSRTDHHFVVDPDKWDFYAMDAYRLARDDERAAHHAQTVLELGTGPDGERPPMRMAEARLTLAAVAARDGELEQAVATGIGALGGTRKSLPSLLMVAGELDGELSRRYPGETEAADFREVLDMVRGGHQPA, encoded by the coding sequence ATGGAGACGTTCGGACAGGCGGTGCGGCGGCTCCGTGGCGAGCTGGCCTTGCGCGAAGTCGCCCGGCTCGCTCACCTCGACCCCGGTCACCTCTCCCGTGTCGAACGCGGGAAGAGGCCCCCGAACGCGGATCTCGCGCGTGCTCTCGACCAGGCGCTCGGCACCGGCGGTGAGCTGGCCCAGATCGTGGCTGAGGCACAGTCGAGGCGATGGGACCTCGATCAATCCCGCCCGTGGCAGACCGTCGAGCTGTTGCAGCGGATGCGAGCGGGTGCCGTCACGCCCGGGACCGCCGAGTCCATCCAGGCCGCCGCATTCGAGCTGTGCTGTGAGTACCCCGTCCGCGAGGCAGCCACCTTGCGGAGGAAAGCGCATGGCTGGCTGGGGGAGGTGACAAGGCTCCTCCACCAACCCGTTGGGCTGGCCACACACAAGGAACTTCTCACGGCGGCGGGCTGGCTGACCCTGCTCACCGCCTGCCTCGAATACGACATGGGGATGCGGGTCGGTGCGGAAGCGACCCGGCTGGGCGCGCTGGAGCTGGGCAGGGAAGGCGGAAACCCGGAGATCGTCGGCTGGGCGTATGAGATGGCCGCGTGGTTCGCGCTCACCCAGTCCCGGTACCGGGATGTGCTCGATGCGGCCGAGACCGGCCAGGCCGCCGCGCCAAACGGGTCCGCAGCCGTCCAACTCGCCGGACAAAAGGCAAAGGCGTACGCCCGGCTCCGGGACACCGGAGCCGTTCGCGACATCCTCGAATGGGGCCGGGAGCGCCTGGCCGACATGCCGTACCCGAGCCGCACGGATCACCACTTCGTGGTTGACCCAGACAAGTGGGACTTCTACGCGATGGACGCCTACCGCCTCGCCCGCGACGACGAGCGCGCGGCACACCATGCGCAAACGGTGCTCGAACTCGGCACCGGACCCGATGGGGAACGCCCGCCCATGCGAATGGCCGAGGCCCGGCTGACGCTCGCGGCCGTGGCGGCCCGGGACGGGGAGCTGGAGCAGGCGGTCGCGACCGGGATCGGCGCTCTGGGCGGGACGAGGAAGTCCCTGCCGTCCCTCCTGATGGTCGCCGGGGAACTCGACGGCGAGCTGAGCAGGCGCTACCCCGGGGAGACCGAGGCCGCCGACTTCCGCGAAGTGCTCGACATGGTGCGAGGTGGGCACCAGCCGGCATGA
- a CDS encoding fumarate reductase/succinate dehydrogenase flavoprotein subunit: MTTRIERHHYDVVVIGAGGAGLRAAIEARMAGKRTAIISKSLFGKAHTVMAEGGAAAAMGNVNSRDNWQVHFRDTMRGGKFLNNFRMAELHAKESPQRIWELETYGALFDRTKDGKISQRNFGGHEYPRLAHVGDRTGLELIRTLQQKIVSLQQEDKREFGDYDARIKVFAETTITELLLDSSGPDGPRVAGAFGYYRESGEFVLFEAPSVVLATGGVGKSYKVTSNSWEYTGDGHALALRAGATLINMEFLQFHPTGMVWPPSVKGILVTESVRGDGGVLKNSDGKRFMFDYVPDVFRKQYAETEEEADRWYSDPDNNRRPPELLPRDEVARAINSEVKAGRGTPAGGVYLDIASRLPAEEVKRRLPSMYHQFKELADVDITKQPMEVGPTCHYVMGGVEVDPDTAAAHGHIQGLFAAGEVSGGMHGSNRLGGNSLSDLLVFGRRAGGHAAAYADGLTARPKVSATDVAASVDRALAPLERPDGENPYKLQQDLQAVMGDLVGIIRRKGELEDALVRLADLRERVAKVGATGGRRYNPGWHLALDLRNMLVVSECTAKAALEREESRGGHTREDFPKMAPDWRMVNLVCSLDGDKVRLEHKPLPKMRAELIQLFDRTELSKYLTEDELADFDALSEGVHTGGVHAQEAGK, encoded by the coding sequence ATGACTACGCGAATCGAACGGCACCACTACGATGTCGTCGTGATCGGGGCCGGCGGCGCCGGCCTGCGGGCGGCGATCGAGGCTCGGATGGCCGGCAAGCGCACCGCCATCATCTCCAAGTCCCTGTTCGGCAAGGCGCACACGGTGATGGCCGAGGGCGGCGCGGCAGCGGCCATGGGGAACGTGAACAGCCGGGACAACTGGCAGGTCCACTTCCGGGACACCATGCGCGGCGGCAAGTTCCTGAACAACTTCCGGATGGCCGAGCTGCACGCAAAGGAATCGCCGCAGCGAATCTGGGAGCTGGAGACGTACGGTGCGCTCTTCGACCGCACCAAGGACGGCAAGATCTCGCAGCGCAACTTCGGCGGCCACGAGTACCCGCGGCTGGCGCACGTCGGCGACCGGACCGGGCTGGAACTGATCCGTACCCTGCAACAGAAGATCGTCTCGTTGCAGCAGGAGGACAAGCGGGAGTTCGGCGACTACGACGCCCGGATCAAGGTGTTCGCCGAGACCACCATCACCGAGCTGCTGCTCGACTCCTCCGGTCCGGACGGGCCCCGGGTCGCCGGTGCGTTCGGCTACTACCGGGAGTCCGGCGAGTTCGTGCTGTTCGAGGCGCCGTCGGTGGTGCTGGCGACCGGTGGGGTCGGCAAGTCGTACAAGGTCACCTCGAACTCCTGGGAGTACACCGGCGACGGGCACGCGCTGGCCCTGCGCGCCGGCGCCACCCTGATCAACATGGAGTTCCTCCAGTTCCACCCGACCGGCATGGTCTGGCCGCCCTCGGTGAAGGGCATCCTGGTCACCGAGTCCGTCCGGGGTGACGGCGGCGTACTGAAGAACTCCGACGGCAAGCGGTTCATGTTCGACTACGTCCCCGACGTCTTCCGCAAGCAGTACGCGGAGACCGAGGAGGAGGCCGACCGCTGGTACTCCGACCCGGACAACAACCGCCGCCCGCCGGAACTGCTCCCCCGCGACGAGGTCGCCCGCGCGATCAACAGCGAGGTGAAGGCGGGTCGCGGCACCCCGGCCGGCGGTGTCTACCTGGACATCGCCAGCCGACTGCCAGCCGAGGAGGTCAAGCGCCGACTGCCGTCGATGTACCACCAGTTCAAGGAGCTGGCCGACGTCGACATCACCAAGCAGCCGATGGAGGTCGGTCCGACCTGCCACTACGTGATGGGCGGGGTCGAGGTCGACCCGGACACCGCGGCGGCACACGGGCACATCCAGGGGCTGTTCGCCGCCGGTGAGGTCTCCGGCGGCATGCACGGGTCCAACCGGCTCGGCGGCAACTCCCTGTCCGACCTGTTGGTCTTCGGCCGGCGCGCGGGCGGCCACGCGGCCGCGTACGCCGATGGGCTGACCGCGCGCCCGAAGGTGTCGGCGACCGACGTCGCGGCCTCGGTGGACCGGGCGCTGGCCCCGCTGGAGCGACCCGACGGCGAGAACCCGTACAAGCTCCAGCAGGACCTCCAGGCGGTGATGGGCGACCTGGTCGGCATCATCCGGCGCAAGGGCGAGCTGGAGGACGCCCTGGTCCGCCTGGCCGACCTGCGCGAACGGGTGGCGAAGGTCGGGGCGACCGGTGGCCGGCGGTACAACCCGGGCTGGCACCTGGCGCTCGACCTGCGCAACATGCTGGTCGTCTCGGAGTGCACCGCGAAGGCGGCGCTGGAGCGGGAGGAGTCGCGCGGCGGGCACACCCGGGAGGACTTCCCGAAGATGGCGCCGGACTGGCGCATGGTCAACCTGGTCTGCTCGCTCGACGGCGACAAGGTACGGCTGGAGCACAAGCCCCTGCCGAAGATGCGGGCCGAGCTGATCCAGCTCTTCGACCGCACGGAGCTGTCCAAGTACCTGACCGAAGACGAGTTGGCCGACTTCGACGCCCTCAGCGAGGGCGTCCACACCGGCGGCGTGCACGCGCAGGAGGCGGGCAAGTAA
- a CDS encoding succinate dehydrogenase/fumarate reductase iron-sulfur subunit translates to MGTKRHFKVWRGDETGGDLQDYQIEVNEGEVVLDVIHRLQATEAPDLACRWNCKAGKCGSCSMEINGMPRLGCMTRMSTFEETDTVTVTPLRTFPVIRDLVTDVSFNYEKARETPAFAPPADLAPGEYRMKQVDVERSQEFRKCIECFLCQNTCHVVRDHEENKKAFAGPRFFIRAAELDMHPLDAKTDRKEYAQASQGLGYCNITKCCSEVCPEHIKITDNAIIPMKERVVDRRYDPLVWLGSKIFRRGQTDGDESGARTDPAVPDANSHGGASGDVAAEEQGLRGVNWHRQVPHPTTPMVDERGKMPLSEFTFDRPAAPSPFGDDITFPLPADHLNYAHPDQKD, encoded by the coding sequence ATGGGTACGAAGCGCCACTTCAAGGTCTGGCGGGGCGACGAGACCGGCGGCGACCTACAGGACTACCAGATCGAGGTGAACGAGGGCGAGGTTGTCCTCGACGTCATCCACCGGCTCCAGGCCACCGAGGCGCCCGACCTGGCCTGCCGCTGGAACTGCAAGGCCGGCAAGTGCGGCTCCTGCTCGATGGAGATCAACGGCATGCCCCGGCTGGGCTGCATGACCCGGATGTCGACGTTCGAGGAGACCGACACGGTCACGGTCACCCCGCTGCGTACGTTCCCGGTGATCCGGGACCTGGTCACCGACGTCTCGTTCAACTACGAGAAGGCCCGGGAGACCCCCGCGTTCGCCCCGCCGGCCGACCTCGCCCCCGGCGAGTACCGGATGAAGCAGGTCGACGTCGAGCGGTCGCAGGAGTTCCGCAAGTGCATCGAGTGCTTCCTGTGCCAGAACACCTGCCACGTGGTACGTGACCACGAGGAGAACAAGAAGGCGTTCGCCGGTCCCCGGTTCTTCATCCGGGCCGCCGAGTTGGACATGCACCCGCTCGACGCCAAGACCGACCGCAAGGAGTACGCCCAGGCGTCACAGGGCCTCGGCTACTGCAACATCACCAAGTGCTGCTCGGAGGTCTGCCCCGAGCACATCAAGATCACAGACAACGCGATCATCCCGATGAAGGAACGCGTGGTCGATCGCAGGTACGATCCTCTTGTGTGGCTAGGTAGCAAGATCTTCCGACGAGGTCAGACGGACGGCGACGAGAGCGGTGCACGCACCGACCCGGCCGTCCCCGACGCGAACTCCCACGGGGGCGCGTCCGGTGACGTGGCCGCCGAGGAGCAGGGGCTGCGCGGGGTGAACTGGCACCGGCAGGTGCCGCACCCGACCACCCCCATGGTGGACGAGCGGGGCAAAATGCCGCTCAGCGAGTTCACCTTCGACCGGCCGGCCGCCCCGTCCCCCTTCGGCGACGACATCACCTTCCCCCTGCCGGCCGACCACCTCAACTACGCCCACCCGGACCAAAAGGACTAA
- a CDS encoding (deoxy)nucleoside triphosphate pyrophosphohydrolase: MQTERASEDNGAGYITEPTDHTVRRIRVIVGAAIIEEGRVLGCARAKPPEAAGKWEFPGGKVEPGETEIAALVRECAEELAVRIEVGDRVGTDVPLAHGRAVLRVYRARLLGPDRPQRLEHAELRWLTADELDHVPWLPADEPLIPSLRPLLLPSHPR; this comes from the coding sequence GTGCAGACCGAACGGGCGAGTGAGGACAACGGCGCCGGCTACATTACCGAGCCGACTGATCACACAGTGCGAAGAATCAGGGTGATTGTCGGGGCCGCCATCATCGAGGAGGGCCGGGTGCTCGGCTGTGCCCGAGCGAAGCCGCCGGAGGCAGCCGGGAAATGGGAGTTTCCCGGCGGGAAGGTCGAACCGGGCGAAACCGAGATCGCCGCCCTGGTACGCGAGTGCGCCGAGGAACTGGCCGTCCGGATCGAGGTCGGCGACCGCGTGGGTACGGACGTACCGCTCGCCCACGGTCGGGCGGTGCTCCGGGTCTACCGGGCCCGCCTCCTCGGCCCCGACCGCCCGCAGCGGCTGGAGCACGCCGAGCTGCGCTGGCTCACGGCCGACGAACTCGACCACGTCCCCTGGCTCCCCGCCGACGAACCCCTCATCCCATCCCTACGCCCCCTCCTCCTCCCCTCCCACCCCCGCTAG
- a CDS encoding TldD/PmbA family protein, with product MSRELDLAGRVVELVREIAGPEAEAEAAATYTDRALTRFANSSIHQNVADETTGLRLRLHVDGRTAAGSSTVVTDEGLRVLVERTVAAARLCPPDPAWPGLAPASPVAPGNWDSATAHASPDERADRVRAFVDAAGGLETAGYCRTVNWAGAFANSAGQAVTGRSAEAAMDGIARTGGIDGVARRNTGRLSDLDGAVLGARAAAKARAGAAPIELAPGRYEVVLEPTAVVDILQNLAIFGFNGKAYNERRSFAEPGVAQFDPAITLVDDALDTLGLPYDTEGTPKRRVALVERGVTRTVTHDRRTAAEAGATSTGHALAGGPSFGAVPTNLRLLPDGQDENGSGPTEVAGPVVDSDTAALIVGVRRGLLVTDFWYTRVLDPKSLVVTGLTRNGVWLVEDGEVTTAVRNFRFTQSYPQALAPGGVLGVGRYASLLPDSWDASWWSAPALRLASWNFTGGASG from the coding sequence ATGAGCCGGGAACTCGATCTCGCCGGTCGAGTGGTGGAACTGGTCCGGGAGATCGCCGGCCCGGAGGCCGAGGCCGAAGCCGCCGCCACGTACACCGACCGGGCGTTGACCCGGTTCGCCAACTCGTCGATCCACCAGAACGTGGCCGACGAGACCACCGGGCTCCGGCTGCGGCTGCACGTGGACGGCCGGACCGCCGCCGGCTCCAGCACCGTCGTCACCGACGAGGGACTGCGCGTCCTGGTGGAGCGGACCGTGGCCGCCGCCCGGCTCTGCCCGCCCGACCCGGCCTGGCCGGGACTGGCCCCGGCATCCCCGGTCGCACCGGGCAACTGGGACTCCGCCACCGCGCACGCGTCACCGGACGAGCGGGCCGACCGGGTCCGGGCGTTCGTCGACGCGGCCGGCGGACTGGAGACGGCCGGCTACTGCCGTACGGTGAACTGGGCCGGCGCGTTCGCGAACAGTGCCGGGCAGGCGGTGACCGGTCGGTCGGCCGAGGCGGCGATGGACGGGATCGCCCGAACCGGCGGCATCGACGGGGTGGCCAGGCGCAACACCGGCCGCCTATCCGATCTGGACGGTGCGGTGCTCGGCGCCCGCGCCGCGGCGAAGGCCCGCGCCGGGGCGGCACCGATCGAGCTGGCACCGGGACGCTACGAGGTCGTGCTGGAACCGACCGCGGTGGTCGACATCCTGCAAAACCTGGCGATCTTCGGCTTCAACGGCAAGGCGTACAACGAGCGTCGGTCCTTCGCCGAACCGGGCGTGGCGCAGTTCGACCCGGCGATCACGCTGGTCGACGACGCGCTCGACACGCTCGGCCTGCCGTACGACACCGAGGGCACGCCCAAGCGCCGGGTCGCGCTGGTCGAGCGGGGCGTCACGCGTACGGTCACGCACGACCGCCGGACCGCGGCCGAGGCCGGCGCGACCTCGACCGGGCACGCGCTCGCCGGTGGCCCGTCCTTCGGCGCGGTGCCGACCAACCTGCGCCTGCTGCCCGACGGGCAGGACGAGAACGGCAGCGGGCCGACCGAGGTCGCCGGGCCCGTCGTCGACTCCGACACCGCCGCCCTGATCGTCGGAGTACGGCGTGGACTGCTGGTCACCGACTTCTGGTACACCCGCGTGCTGGACCCGAAGTCCCTGGTCGTCACCGGTCTGACCCGCAACGGGGTGTGGCTGGTCGAGGACGGCGAGGTGACCACGGCGGTACGGAACTTCCGCTTCACCCAGTCGTACCCACAGGCGCTCGCCCCCGGTGGAGTGCTCGGCGTCGGCCGGTACGCGTCGCTGCTGCCGGACAGCTGGGACGCCTCCTGGTGGTCGGCGCCGGCCCTGCGGCTCGCCTCGTGGAACTTCACCGGCGGCGCCTCCGGCTGA
- a CDS encoding 4a-hydroxytetrahydrobiopterin dehydratase: MKRALWRNRSQRDYLTDALTLLPGWLREGRQLKRTLIIDDTQHAALTERIKIAADAVHIRPEMRRLDGHTQIKIGAPDEDTITENVVTLAARIEDVYRSLTSSD, encoded by the coding sequence GTGAAGCGTGCGCTCTGGCGCAACCGATCCCAGCGTGACTACCTGACGGACGCGCTCACCCTACTGCCCGGCTGGCTTCGCGAGGGACGCCAACTCAAGCGCACCCTCATTATCGACGATACCCAGCACGCGGCGCTGACCGAACGCATCAAGATCGCCGCAGACGCGGTACACATCCGGCCGGAGATGCGACGGCTCGACGGCCACACCCAGATCAAGATCGGTGCACCGGACGAGGACACGATCACCGAGAACGTGGTCACCCTCGCTGCCCGGATCGAGGATGTCTACCGCAGCCTGACCAGCAGCGACTGA
- a CDS encoding PH domain-containing protein, with the protein MANNVTYDRREQFQQIQSGLLDGEEIIAVYDAIGAGTGFVGLTNRRVIIQDKSFVGKKFAITSIPYSKITSVSVVSNKSWGGSFFSTGAIAIHVGTHTYEVEFRGDQKSHHVHNVILHFIS; encoded by the coding sequence ATGGCCAACAACGTCACGTATGACCGGCGCGAGCAGTTCCAGCAGATCCAGAGCGGACTGCTCGACGGCGAAGAGATCATCGCGGTCTACGACGCGATCGGCGCCGGCACCGGTTTCGTCGGGCTCACCAACCGCCGCGTGATCATCCAGGACAAGTCGTTCGTGGGAAAGAAGTTCGCCATCACCAGCATTCCGTACTCGAAGATCACCAGCGTCAGCGTGGTGAGCAACAAGTCCTGGGGCGGCTCGTTCTTCTCCACCGGCGCGATCGCCATCCACGTCGGTACGCACACCTACGAGGTCGAGTTCCGTGGCGACCAGAAGAGCCACCACGTACACAACGTGATCCTGCACTTCATCTCGTAG